In Helianthus annuus cultivar XRQ/B chromosome 9, HanXRQr2.0-SUNRISE, whole genome shotgun sequence, the following are encoded in one genomic region:
- the LOC110877700 gene encoding 60S ribosomal protein L35a-1: MVKGRQGERVRLYTRGTILGYKRSKSNQYPNTSLIQIEGVNTKEEVSWYQGKRMAYIYKAKVKKNGSHYRCIWGKVTRPHGNTGVVRAKFKSNLPPKSMGSRVRVFMYPSNI, from the exons ATGGTGAAGGGCCGCCAAGGTGAACGCGTCAGATTGTACACTCGAGGAACAATTCTCGGCTACAAAAG GTCAAAATCGAACCAGTATCCGAACACATCATTGATACAGATTGAGGGAGTGAACACGAAGGAGGAGGTGTCATGGTACCAAGGGAAACGTATGGCGTACATCTACAAGGCTAAGGTGAAGAAGAATGGATCGCATTACAGGTGCATTTGGGGGAAAGTTACCAGGCCTCATGGGAATACTGGTGTTGTTCGTGCTAAGTTTAAGTCCAATCTTCCACCTAAATCTATG GGATCTAGGGTTAGAGTGTTCATGTATCCAAGCAACATTTAA